A section of the Candidatus Anstonellales archaeon genome encodes:
- a CDS encoding Glu/Leu/Phe/Val dehydrogenase: protein MYERVDEFGPEKIIEVHDVSIGLHAVCVIDNTALGIGKGGIRMVPDITTAEVASLARTMTWKNAMAGIPFGGAKSGILADPKKADKEKLIRAFGRALKNVIPSLYCAGPDMNTTENEMGILADEIGDPKACTGKPLSMGGLPHELGSTGYGVAHAALEAVRAKGMSIEGATVAIEGFGNVGTFTMKFLTDMGAKVICVSDSSGAVYNKNGFDYETMMKVKKEKGTVTAYDGCSREGGPDGCRVMGPSSLFETECDILIPGARPNAIHKDNVDRINAKIIVEAANIPMDYETEKKLIRRGVLIVPDFIANAGGVISSYVEYIGGSKEQMFKMIKEKISENVRLAIAKSKDKDNDLRAAGLEIAKNRVLEAMKKR, encoded by the coding sequence ATGTATGAAAGAGTAGATGAATTTGGTCCTGAAAAGATAATAGAGGTTCATGATGTAAGTATAGGGTTGCATGCTGTTTGTGTTATAGATAACACTGCCCTTGGAATTGGAAAAGGCGGGATAAGAATGGTTCCGGATATAACCACGGCTGAGGTAGCTTCTCTTGCCCGAACAATGACTTGGAAGAATGCGATGGCTGGGATTCCTTTTGGTGGCGCAAAAAGTGGAATTCTTGCTGATCCGAAGAAAGCTGACAAAGAGAAGCTGATAAGGGCGTTTGGAAGGGCCCTTAAAAATGTAATTCCGTCCCTCTATTGTGCAGGGCCGGATATGAATACAACAGAAAATGAGATGGGAATCCTGGCTGATGAGATAGGAGACCCGAAAGCTTGCACAGGAAAGCCTCTTTCTATGGGTGGCCTTCCACACGAGTTAGGCTCGACCGGCTATGGGGTGGCGCATGCGGCTTTGGAAGCGGTAAGGGCAAAGGGAATGAGCATTGAGGGAGCAACGGTTGCAATAGAAGGATTTGGTAACGTTGGGACATTCACCATGAAGTTTTTGACTGATATGGGTGCCAAAGTCATTTGTGTCTCTGACTCATCTGGTGCGGTGTATAACAAAAATGGTTTTGATTATGAGACGATGATGAAAGTGAAGAAAGAAAAAGGAACAGTTACTGCCTATGATGGGTGCAGCAGAGAGGGGGGGCCGGACGGATGCAGAGTAATGGGCCCAAGTAGTCTTTTTGAGACTGAATGCGATATTCTAATTCCTGGAGCAAGGCCAAACGCCATACATAAGGACAACGTGGACAGGATAAACGCAAAAATAATTGTTGAGGCTGCAAACATTCCAATGGATTATGAAACAGAAAAAAAGCTTATAAGAAGGGGTGTTTTGATAGTTCCGGACTTTATTGCTAACGCTGGCGGGGTAATCTCGTCTTATGTTGAGTATATTGGAGGCTCGAAAGAGCAGATGTTTAAAATGATAAAAGAGAAAATTTCAGAAAACGTGAGACTTGCTATTGCGAAGTCGAAGGATAAGGACAACGATTTGCGAGCAGCAGGTCTGGAAATAGCAAAAAACAGAGTTCTGGAAGCCATGAAAAAACGCTAG